One Halomonas sp. THAF5a genomic region harbors:
- a CDS encoding LysR family transcriptional regulator: MQSRTEDLQLLVAVVDSGGFSAAARLMEVPVARVSRAVQRLEQQLDTPLLNRTTRSVTLTSEGRLFIDRVREGLNTLEEAEEAMRLSRERPGGRLRVDAATPFVLHQLVPLIGPFREHYPGIELELSASDDIINLLEQRTDVAIRIGGLADSTLHARPLGRSPLQLVASPQYLERHGVPVSPAALRDHQLLGFLNADNLNRWPVEGLTQEGPNIRSQLSTTSGEVMRQLCLAGEGIACLSRFMIQEDLVQGRLVTLLADRMISPNPRESVQAVYYRNTALSGRIGAFLDFMAPRLRL; this comes from the coding sequence ATGCAGAGTCGGACCGAGGATCTTCAGCTCTTGGTAGCCGTGGTCGACAGCGGCGGCTTCAGCGCGGCGGCGAGGCTGATGGAGGTGCCGGTGGCACGGGTGTCGCGTGCCGTGCAGCGCCTGGAACAGCAGCTCGATACCCCCCTGCTCAACCGCACCACGCGCAGCGTGACCCTGACCAGCGAGGGGCGCCTCTTCATCGACCGGGTCAGGGAGGGGCTCAACACCCTGGAAGAGGCCGAGGAGGCGATGCGGCTGAGTCGCGAGCGCCCCGGGGGGCGTCTTCGAGTGGATGCCGCCACGCCCTTCGTGCTGCATCAGCTGGTGCCCCTGATCGGGCCATTCCGCGAACACTACCCCGGGATCGAGCTCGAGCTTTCCGCCTCGGATGACATCATCAACCTGCTCGAGCAGCGAACGGACGTCGCGATTCGCATCGGTGGCCTCGCGGATTCCACCCTGCATGCCCGCCCGCTGGGGCGCTCGCCGCTGCAGCTGGTCGCCAGCCCGCAGTACCTGGAGCGCCATGGCGTGCCGGTCAGCCCCGCGGCGTTGCGTGATCACCAGTTGCTGGGATTCCTGAATGCCGACAATCTCAATCGCTGGCCCGTCGAGGGGCTGACGCAAGAGGGCCCCAACATCCGCTCGCAGCTGAGCACCACCAGCGGGGAGGTCATGCGCCAGCTGTGCCTGGCCGGCGAGGGGATCGCCTGCCTGTCGCGCTTCATGATTCAGGAGGATCTCGTCCAGGGGCGGCTGGTGACCCTGCTGGCGGATCGTATGATCAGCCCCAATCCGAGGGAATCGGTCCAGGCCGTCTACTACCGCAACACGGCCCTGTCGGGGCGCATCGGCGCCTTCCTCGATTTTATGGCGCCGCGCCTGAGGCTGTGA
- a CDS encoding solute:sodium symporter family transporter, which produces MNALTLISFVFFTGLVAFITWRMTRHDDHQHSAGFFLAGRSLTFPVIAGSLLMTNLSTEQMVGLNGAAFTDGLSVMAWEVIAVVALVAAALFFLPRFLKSGITTIPELLALRFDRTTQLIANIIFMLAYAVILLPSILYSGGLGLMGLLDLKTLTGIESTQVLLVGTVVAVGLGGSIYALFGGLRSIAISDTLNGVGLLVGGLLIVYFGLDAVSGGQGVLAGWQELQAAHPEKLRSLGDEDQSVPFSTLFTGVLVLNMFYWCTNQQIIQRTFAAKTLAEGQKGVMLTGFLKLLGPLYLVVPGIIAFYLYADEGIKADAAYGRLVFDVLPAPLTGFFAAAMVGAILSSFNSALNSTTTLFSLDIYKARLNPDASDEQVVRVSKWAGWIMAAAAMIIAPLLSGQESLFVYLQKVSSIYYIPLFAVVLVGLLSRHVPAKAASLALVLGCAVIGVFSFVPFFNGLLNGLHEFHFITIVLVALIAMMLAFGKYAPRSEPWVQEDVKAIDMTPWAGARYAGAFLIVLVLTIYIAFI; this is translated from the coding sequence ATGAATGCGCTGACACTGATCTCCTTCGTCTTCTTCACCGGGCTGGTGGCCTTCATCACCTGGCGAATGACTCGCCACGACGACCACCAGCACTCCGCCGGCTTCTTCCTGGCGGGGCGCAGCCTGACCTTTCCGGTCATCGCCGGCTCGCTGCTGATGACCAACCTCTCCACCGAGCAGATGGTGGGGCTCAACGGCGCCGCCTTCACCGACGGGCTCTCGGTGATGGCCTGGGAGGTCATCGCCGTGGTGGCGCTGGTCGCGGCGGCGCTGTTCTTCCTGCCACGCTTCCTGAAGAGCGGCATCACCACCATCCCGGAGCTGCTGGCGCTGCGCTTCGATCGCACCACCCAGCTGATCGCCAACATCATCTTCATGCTGGCCTATGCGGTGATCCTGCTGCCGAGCATCCTCTACTCCGGCGGCCTGGGCCTGATGGGCCTGCTGGATCTCAAGACCCTCACCGGCATCGAGTCCACCCAGGTGCTGCTGGTCGGTACCGTCGTCGCGGTGGGGCTGGGGGGCTCCATCTATGCGCTGTTCGGCGGCCTGCGCTCGATCGCGATTTCCGACACCCTGAACGGCGTCGGACTGCTGGTCGGCGGGCTGCTGATCGTCTACTTCGGCCTGGATGCGGTAAGCGGTGGCCAGGGGGTGCTGGCCGGCTGGCAGGAACTGCAGGCGGCGCATCCGGAGAAGCTGCGCTCGCTGGGTGACGAGGACCAGTCGGTGCCCTTCTCGACCCTGTTCACCGGGGTGCTGGTGCTCAACATGTTCTACTGGTGCACCAACCAGCAGATCATCCAGCGCACCTTCGCCGCCAAGACCCTGGCCGAGGGCCAGAAGGGCGTGATGCTGACCGGCTTCTTGAAGCTGCTCGGCCCCCTGTACCTGGTGGTCCCCGGCATCATCGCCTTCTACCTGTATGCCGACGAGGGCATCAAGGCCGATGCCGCCTACGGTCGCCTGGTGTTCGACGTGCTGCCGGCACCGCTGACCGGCTTCTTCGCCGCGGCCATGGTCGGGGCCATCCTGTCGTCCTTCAACTCGGCGCTGAATTCCACCACCACCCTGTTCAGCCTCGATATCTACAAGGCGCGCCTCAACCCCGATGCCAGCGACGAGCAGGTGGTCCGGGTCTCCAAGTGGGCCGGCTGGATCATGGCCGCCGCCGCCATGATCATCGCCCCGCTGCTCAGCGGCCAGGAGAGCCTGTTCGTCTACCTGCAGAAGGTCAGCTCGATCTACTACATCCCGCTGTTCGCGGTGGTGCTGGTCGGCCTGCTGAGCCGCCACGTGCCCGCCAAGGCGGCCAGCCTGGCGCTGGTGCTCGGCTGCGCGGTGATCGGCGTGTTCTCCTTCGTGCCGTTCTTCAACGGCCTGCTGAATGGCCTGCACGAGTTCCACTTCATCACCATCGTGCTGGTGGCACTGATCGCGATGATGCTGGCCTTCGGCAAGTATGCCCCGCGCAGCGAGCCCTGGGTGCAGGAAGACGTCAAGGCCATCGACATGACCCCCTGGGCAGGCGCCAGGTACGCCGGCGCGTTCCTGATCGTGCTGGTGCTGACGATCTACATCGCCTTCATCTGA
- a CDS encoding amidase gives MIPQDFAIEELTIDDMQALLRSGKLSVRGLTEAYLARVEAIDKAGPGLNAIITVNPRALEEADRLDAEFAASGALSGPLHGVPVVVKDQAETKDMMTTFGSIAQDGYQPRDDATVIKKLKAAGAIILAKTALPDFATSWFGFCSRLGETRNPYVLAHDPGGSSSGTAAAVAANLALVGVGEDTGGSIRLPASFCNLVGVRVTPGLISRDGMSPLVVFQDTAGPMARTVTDAALLLDAMVGYDPKDEYTTAALIAGHKGSYVEATEGATLRGTRLGVVRNAFGADDDPAAAPVNRVMTEALNAAREAGAELVDVEIPDLMEHILETSLYLSHSRYDINRFLASRDNMPIKSLEEIREKKLYDPCLDLLEAIFEGPEHPEDDPEYFKKLAARDAFQRLVVGLVAQHRLDGLVFPCTQVLPPSKQAIREGQHEVLSFPTNTLIASQTWMPSICLPAGFSEEGLPVGMELVVLPYHEPELFRLGYAFEQATHYRRVPSYKEA, from the coding sequence ATGATCCCTCAGGACTTCGCCATCGAGGAATTGACGATCGACGACATGCAGGCGCTGTTGCGGTCGGGAAAGCTGAGCGTACGCGGTCTCACCGAGGCCTACCTGGCGCGGGTCGAGGCCATCGACAAGGCGGGCCCCGGCCTCAACGCGATCATCACCGTCAACCCGCGTGCGCTGGAGGAGGCCGATCGGCTGGATGCGGAATTCGCCGCCAGCGGCGCGCTGAGCGGTCCGCTGCACGGTGTACCGGTGGTGGTCAAGGATCAGGCGGAAACCAAGGACATGATGACGACCTTCGGCTCGATCGCCCAGGACGGCTACCAGCCCCGGGACGATGCCACCGTCATCAAGAAGCTCAAGGCCGCCGGCGCCATCATCCTGGCCAAGACGGCGCTGCCGGATTTTGCCACCTCCTGGTTCGGCTTCTGCTCCAGGCTCGGGGAAACCAGGAATCCCTATGTGCTGGCCCATGATCCCGGCGGCTCGAGCAGCGGCACCGCCGCCGCGGTGGCCGCAAATCTGGCACTGGTCGGCGTGGGCGAGGATACCGGCGGCTCCATCCGCCTGCCGGCCAGCTTCTGCAACCTGGTGGGGGTGCGGGTCACCCCGGGCCTGATCAGCCGTGACGGCATGTCGCCGCTGGTGGTGTTCCAGGACACGGCCGGACCGATGGCGCGCACGGTGACGGATGCCGCGCTGCTGCTGGACGCCATGGTGGGGTATGACCCCAAGGACGAATACACCACGGCCGCCCTTATTGCCGGACACAAGGGCAGCTACGTCGAGGCCACCGAGGGTGCCACCCTTCGGGGAACCCGTCTGGGCGTCGTCCGTAACGCCTTTGGCGCCGATGACGACCCCGCCGCGGCCCCGGTCAATCGGGTCATGACAGAGGCCCTGAACGCCGCCCGGGAGGCCGGCGCCGAGCTCGTCGATGTCGAGATCCCCGACCTGATGGAGCACATCCTCGAGACCTCCCTGTACCTGTCGCACTCCCGGTACGATATCAACCGCTTCCTGGCCTCGCGGGACAACATGCCGATCAAGAGCCTGGAAGAGATCAGGGAGAAGAAGCTCTACGATCCCTGCCTCGACCTCCTGGAGGCGATCTTCGAGGGCCCCGAACATCCCGAGGACGACCCGGAGTACTTCAAGAAGCTGGCCGCCCGGGACGCGTTCCAGCGACTGGTCGTCGGCCTTGTCGCCCAGCATCGGCTCGATGGACTGGTATTCCCCTGTACCCAGGTCCTTCCCCCGAGCAAGCAGGCGATCCGGGAAGGCCAGCATGAGGTGCTCAGTTTCCCGACCAACACGCTTATCGCCTCGCAGACCTGGATGCCGTCGATCTGCCTACCGGCGGGCTTCAGCGAGGAAGGGCTGCCGGTCGGCATGGAGCTGGTGGTGCTGCCCTACCATGAACCGGAGCTGTTCCGGCTGGGATATGCCTTCGAGCAGGCCACGCACTACCGCAGGGTACCGAGCTACAAGGAGGCCTGA
- a CDS encoding MFS transporter, whose amino-acid sequence MSATPDRATVTESFSTSVMASAPLFVGLALLMLGNGLQGSLLGVRASQEAFGSGVIGLIMAAFFAGFLLGSVWSARALRRVGYIRVFAALAAMASVAILVQELFVMPVAWGLMRFLTGLCFAGIYVVSESWLNNRATNLTRGRLLAVYMVVMYLGQGGGQLLLNVADPSKADLFILSSILISVAVVPLLLSATPAPDVTLASRMSVSRLCRISPFGAGGVFVAGLINGTIMGMGAVYAHDAGLSVARIALFMGAVICGGALLQWPLGRLSDRMDRRWVILGVTFAAAGASMLAYRATGWATPGMLASVGLFGGLSFALHSLNLAHTNDCLEPSEMLGASSSLVLLLGVGSVIGPLAVGAVMSQVGAAGFFWWLAAVQLIFGLFGLGCVRYFAKRGSVAPSHYVVVPSQTSSVGVAAIEDVYATQDEEPDDEPAHERPGEAPDQRGEGAEREEPRPARSSEMS is encoded by the coding sequence ATGAGCGCGACCCCGGACCGCGCGACCGTCACCGAGTCCTTCTCCACGTCGGTGATGGCGTCCGCCCCCCTGTTCGTTGGCCTGGCCCTGCTGATGCTGGGCAATGGGCTGCAGGGCAGCCTGCTGGGGGTGCGGGCCTCCCAGGAAGCGTTCGGCAGCGGCGTGATCGGCCTGATCATGGCGGCCTTCTTCGCGGGCTTTCTGCTCGGCTCGGTATGGTCCGCCCGTGCCCTGCGACGGGTGGGCTATATTCGCGTGTTTGCTGCCCTGGCGGCCATGGCATCGGTGGCCATTCTCGTGCAGGAGCTGTTCGTTATGCCCGTGGCCTGGGGGCTGATGCGTTTCCTCACCGGCCTGTGCTTCGCCGGCATCTATGTCGTCTCGGAGAGCTGGCTGAATAATCGGGCGACCAACCTCACGCGCGGGCGCCTGCTGGCGGTCTACATGGTCGTCATGTACCTGGGGCAGGGTGGTGGGCAGCTGCTGCTGAACGTGGCCGATCCCTCGAAGGCCGATCTCTTCATCCTGTCGTCGATCTTGATTTCCGTCGCGGTGGTACCGCTGTTGCTCAGCGCCACGCCGGCCCCGGACGTCACCCTCGCGTCGCGCATGTCCGTGAGCCGGCTGTGTCGTATCTCGCCGTTCGGTGCCGGAGGCGTCTTCGTGGCGGGACTGATCAACGGCACGATCATGGGGATGGGCGCGGTCTATGCCCACGATGCCGGCCTGTCCGTCGCCCGCATCGCCCTGTTCATGGGGGCCGTGATCTGCGGCGGCGCCCTGCTGCAGTGGCCCCTGGGGCGTCTCTCCGACCGCATGGATCGACGCTGGGTCATTCTCGGAGTGACCTTTGCGGCCGCCGGCGCCTCGATGCTGGCGTACCGGGCCACCGGCTGGGCAACGCCGGGGATGCTGGCGAGTGTGGGACTCTTCGGTGGTCTCTCCTTTGCGCTGCACTCCTTGAACCTGGCGCATACCAACGACTGCCTGGAGCCCTCGGAGATGCTCGGCGCCAGCAGCTCCCTGGTGCTGTTGCTCGGCGTGGGCTCGGTGATCGGCCCGCTGGCCGTGGGGGCCGTGATGAGCCAGGTCGGCGCCGCGGGCTTCTTCTGGTGGCTGGCGGCCGTGCAGCTGATCTTTGGTCTCTTCGGCCTGGGCTGCGTGCGGTATTTTGCCAAGCGTGGCTCGGTCGCGCCTTCCCACTATGTCGTGGTTCCGTCCCAGACCTCCTCGGTGGGGGTAGCGGCCATCGAGGACGTTTACGCCACCCAGGACGAGGAGCCCGACGACGAGCCGGCTCACGAGCGCCCTGGGGAGGCACCGGACCAGCGTGGGGAGGGCGCAGAGAGGGAAGAACCGCGGCCGGCCCGGTCCTCCGAGATGTCCTGA
- a CDS encoding LysR family transcriptional regulator: MSRDPSLRKLRYFLAVADSGRVTQAAVDLNVSQSSITTGVRELEEQLGVSLFQRTAQGMRLTQEGVRFQQQVIHIFQAVDEAFDNLQDHQPQLEGDLNLAVSYTVAGYFLPSLVARFQRRYPWVQLRLFEASRPEIEQGLLSGRFDLAIALISNLDGAAPIERQSLTHSPRRLWVCSHHPLLSRDTVSLRDLAHHPYIMLTVDEADQTAIGYWQQAGLEPNTLFQTSSVEAVRSLVANGTGISILSDMVYRPWSLEGRRIEHIDLADPIPTMDVGLAWAQHRPLEASAKAFCDQALSFAS; this comes from the coding sequence ATGTCCCGAGATCCTTCCCTGCGCAAGCTGCGCTACTTCCTCGCCGTGGCCGACAGCGGCCGGGTCACCCAGGCCGCAGTGGACCTGAACGTCTCCCAGTCCTCGATCACCACCGGGGTCAGGGAGCTGGAGGAACAGCTGGGGGTGTCGCTGTTTCAGCGCACGGCACAGGGCATGCGGCTGACGCAGGAGGGCGTTCGCTTCCAGCAGCAGGTGATCCACATCTTTCAGGCGGTCGACGAGGCCTTCGACAACCTGCAGGATCATCAGCCCCAACTGGAGGGCGACCTGAATCTGGCGGTCAGCTATACCGTGGCCGGCTATTTCCTGCCCTCGCTGGTGGCCAGATTCCAGCGCCGCTATCCCTGGGTGCAGCTGCGCCTGTTCGAGGCATCTCGCCCCGAGATCGAGCAGGGACTGCTCTCTGGCCGCTTCGACCTGGCCATCGCGCTGATCTCGAACCTTGACGGGGCCGCCCCGATCGAGCGCCAGTCGCTGACGCATTCGCCGCGCCGGCTGTGGGTCTGTAGCCACCACCCGCTGCTGTCACGGGACACCGTCAGCCTGCGCGATCTGGCCCACCATCCCTACATCATGCTGACGGTAGACGAGGCCGATCAGACCGCCATCGGCTACTGGCAGCAGGCCGGGCTCGAGCCTAACACCCTCTTTCAGACCTCGTCGGTGGAGGCGGTGCGCAGCCTGGTGGCCAACGGCACCGGCATCAGCATTCTCTCGGACATGGTCTATCGCCCCTGGTCGCTGGAGGGCCGGCGCATCGAGCATATCGATCTTGCTGACCCCATCCCCACCATGGACGTCGGCCTCGCCTGGGCACAGCATCGCCCCCTTGAGGCCTCGGCCAAGGCCTTCTGTGATCAGGCGCTGAGCTTTGCATCTTGA
- a CDS encoding MFS transporter — translation MPIALFALTLSAFAIGTTEFVIVGLVPTIAQDLGVSLPSAGLLVSLYAAGVAVGAPVLTALTGRLNRKLVLLGLMALFIIGNLLAWQAPGYGSLITARILTGLAHGVFFSIGSTIATSLVSKDKEASAIAIMFTGLTVALVTGVPLGTWIGQNFGWRATFLVVSALGALALIGSALLVPSNLKKAAPASIGQQLKVLTHPRLLLVYLITILGYGGTFTAFTYLAPILQEVSGFGDNAVSLILLVYGVSVAFGNIYGGKMADRMGPIRALTLIFTGLIAILLVLTISATHPVAAVLTVLIWGAFAFGNVPGLQVYVVQQAERFVPEAVDVASGLNIAAFNIGIALGSVVGGYIVDGMALTDTAWIGAGIVVLALVLTRLSGSLDRRGQAETVAA, via the coding sequence ATGCCCATTGCATTGTTTGCACTGACGCTCAGTGCCTTTGCCATCGGCACCACCGAATTCGTGATTGTCGGCTTGGTGCCCACCATCGCCCAGGACCTGGGCGTGTCATTACCCTCGGCCGGCCTGCTGGTCAGCCTCTATGCCGCCGGCGTCGCCGTCGGTGCGCCCGTACTGACCGCCCTGACCGGGCGCCTGAACCGCAAGCTGGTGCTGCTGGGGCTGATGGCCCTGTTCATCATCGGCAACCTGCTGGCCTGGCAGGCGCCGGGCTACGGCTCGTTGATCACGGCGCGCATCCTGACCGGCCTGGCCCACGGTGTCTTCTTCTCCATCGGCTCGACCATCGCCACCAGCCTGGTCAGCAAGGACAAGGAAGCCAGCGCCATCGCCATCATGTTCACCGGCCTGACCGTGGCCCTGGTCACCGGCGTGCCCCTGGGCACCTGGATCGGCCAGAACTTCGGCTGGCGCGCCACCTTCCTGGTGGTCTCGGCGCTCGGCGCCCTGGCCCTGATCGGCAGCGCCCTGCTGGTGCCCAGCAACCTGAAGAAGGCCGCGCCGGCCTCGATCGGCCAGCAGCTCAAGGTCCTGACCCATCCGCGCCTGCTGCTCGTCTACCTGATCACCATCCTGGGCTACGGCGGCACCTTCACCGCCTTCACCTACCTGGCGCCCATTCTTCAGGAGGTCAGCGGCTTCGGCGATAACGCCGTCAGCCTGATCCTGCTGGTCTATGGCGTCTCGGTGGCCTTCGGCAACATCTACGGCGGCAAGATGGCCGACCGCATGGGACCCATCCGTGCCCTGACCCTGATCTTCACGGGCCTGATCGCCATCCTGCTGGTGCTGACGATCTCGGCCACCCATCCGGTAGCCGCGGTGCTGACCGTGTTGATCTGGGGCGCCTTCGCCTTCGGTAACGTGCCGGGCCTGCAGGTCTACGTGGTGCAGCAGGCCGAGCGCTTCGTCCCCGAGGCCGTCGACGTGGCCTCCGGCCTCAACATCGCCGCCTTCAATATCGGCATCGCCCTGGGCTCGGTGGTCGGCGGCTACATAGTCGACGGCATGGCCCTGACCGATACCGCCTGGATCGGCGCCGGCATCGTGGTGCTGGCCCTGGTCCTGACCCGGCTCTCCGGCAGCCTCGACCGTCGTGGCCAGGCCGAGACCGTCGCGGCCTGA
- a CDS encoding 5-oxoprolinase subunit PxpA, whose protein sequence is MTSTIDLNADMGEGVGAWTIGDGVDASLLPLISTANIAAGFHAGDPTTMVTTLRDAARHGIAVGVHPGFNDLIGFGRRHIDASPDELVNDVLYQLGALRELATREGLALHHLKLHGALFMHGARDEAFAQALCAALARVAPGLPIYCLAGTALDRAAAERGLTRVHEFYADREYDDQGGIVFVRRVARLDPAQVARKVLRACREGVVDTTTGRQVNVSFQSVCIHSDTPGALDLAKAVRAALDEAGIDVKAYEA, encoded by the coding sequence ATGACCTCAACGATCGATCTCAATGCGGACATGGGCGAAGGCGTGGGCGCCTGGACCATCGGGGACGGGGTCGATGCCTCGCTGCTCCCGCTGATCAGTACCGCCAACATCGCCGCCGGCTTTCATGCCGGCGATCCCACCACCATGGTGACCACCCTGCGGGACGCGGCCCGTCATGGCATCGCGGTGGGCGTGCACCCTGGCTTCAACGATCTCATTGGCTTCGGACGTCGCCATATCGATGCCTCGCCGGACGAGCTCGTCAACGACGTGCTGTATCAACTGGGTGCCCTGCGCGAGCTGGCGACCCGCGAAGGCCTCGCCCTGCACCACCTCAAGCTGCATGGGGCGCTGTTCATGCATGGCGCGCGCGACGAGGCTTTTGCTCAGGCGCTCTGTGCCGCCCTTGCGCGCGTCGCGCCGGGCCTGCCGATCTACTGCCTGGCCGGCACGGCCCTGGATCGGGCCGCCGCCGAGCGGGGCCTGACTCGAGTGCACGAGTTCTATGCCGACCGGGAGTATGACGACCAGGGGGGCATCGTCTTCGTGCGCCGGGTGGCTCGGCTCGACCCGGCACAGGTGGCACGCAAGGTCCTGCGTGCCTGCCGGGAGGGGGTGGTGGACACCACCACCGGCCGGCAAGTGAACGTCAGCTTCCAGTCGGTCTGCATTCACAGCGATACGCCGGGCGCGCTGGACCTGGCGAAGGCCGTGCGCGCTGCCCTGGATGAGGCCGGCATCGACGTGAAGGCCTATGAGGCCTGA
- a CDS encoding LysR family transcriptional regulator: protein MNDISLRWVRAFLLVAEHGSFTAAAQASGHSKANLSQQVTALEQALAVQLLHRTTRSLRLTRIGEGYAERCQLAFRQLESASEWAMQSTRELSGRIRMNSVGGLIGEELVAPLVFRFQQRHPGVEIELDFSSLREDLMDSPYDLVVRMGELADSSLVARRLHRVTTRYVASPAFLARHAPIQVPDDLRALPLIYGSVDHWLLARGSEQRLIQASRGYRIISGRAMRQAALSGLGVTRLVDAYVQADIARGTLVEVLPDWAEPTPLSMVCPPHRFQLQRVRGLMDWLKTHFAGAYEKALVQGLPVGPMA from the coding sequence ATGAACGACATATCGCTTCGCTGGGTACGTGCCTTCCTGCTGGTCGCGGAGCACGGCAGCTTCACCGCGGCGGCGCAGGCCTCCGGCCACTCCAAGGCCAACCTGAGCCAGCAGGTCACGGCACTTGAGCAGGCGCTGGCCGTACAGCTGCTGCACCGCACCACCCGAAGCCTTCGCCTTACGCGCATCGGCGAGGGATATGCCGAGCGGTGTCAGCTGGCGTTTCGCCAACTGGAATCGGCGAGCGAGTGGGCCATGCAATCGACCCGTGAGCTGAGCGGACGGATTCGCATGAACTCCGTCGGAGGACTCATCGGTGAAGAGCTGGTGGCCCCACTGGTGTTCCGCTTCCAGCAGCGCCACCCGGGGGTGGAGATCGAGCTGGACTTCTCCAGCCTGCGTGAGGATCTCATGGACAGCCCCTACGACCTGGTGGTGAGGATGGGAGAGCTGGCCGACTCCAGCCTCGTGGCCCGCCGGCTGCATCGCGTCACGACCCGCTATGTCGCAAGCCCCGCGTTCCTGGCCCGGCACGCCCCCATCCAGGTCCCCGACGACCTGCGCGCCCTGCCACTGATCTACGGCAGCGTGGATCACTGGCTCTTGGCGCGAGGCAGCGAGCAGCGGCTCATCCAGGCCAGTCGCGGCTACAGGATCATCAGCGGAAGGGCCATGCGCCAGGCGGCGCTATCCGGCCTGGGGGTCACTCGATTGGTCGACGCCTATGTCCAGGCAGACATTGCCCGCGGGACGCTCGTCGAGGTGCTTCCGGACTGGGCCGAACCCACGCCCTTGTCGATGGTTTGCCCCCCTCACCGCTTCCAGCTGCAGCGTGTCCGGGGGCTGATGGACTGGCTCAAGACGCACTTTGCCGGTGCTTATGAAAAGGCCCTGGTACAAGGTCTGCCGGTGGGCCCCATGGCCTGA
- a CDS encoding SDR family oxidoreductase: MTKPLVVVTGASSGIGAAIAQQLSALGHPLLLLARRLERIEALALPNALCRQVDVTDAEAFRGAIREAEALYGPVDMLVNNAGVMLLGQLDTQDPAEWQRMFDVNVMGLLNGIHAVLADMTSRGQGTILNISSIAGKKSFPNHAAYVGSKFAVSSITENLREEVADSSVRVMAIHPGAVDTELVSHTTSEEIKAGYEAWKHAMGGVLAAEDVAAAAVYMYQQPQHVNIRDITIAATRQPA, encoded by the coding sequence ATGACCAAACCGCTCGTCGTGGTGACAGGTGCCTCATCGGGCATTGGCGCCGCCATCGCCCAACAGCTTTCAGCGCTTGGCCATCCACTGCTGCTGCTGGCTCGCCGCCTCGAGCGGATCGAAGCCCTGGCGTTGCCCAACGCGCTGTGCCGCCAGGTCGACGTCACCGATGCGGAAGCGTTTCGGGGTGCCATCCGGGAAGCCGAGGCGCTCTATGGTCCGGTGGATATGCTGGTGAACAACGCGGGTGTCATGTTGCTCGGTCAGTTGGACACGCAGGACCCCGCCGAGTGGCAGCGCATGTTCGATGTCAATGTGATGGGGCTGTTGAACGGCATTCACGCGGTTCTGGCCGATATGACATCCCGCGGCCAGGGCACGATTCTGAACATCAGCTCCATTGCAGGAAAGAAGAGCTTCCCGAATCACGCTGCCTACGTGGGCAGCAAGTTTGCGGTCAGCTCCATTACCGAGAACCTGCGGGAGGAAGTGGCCGACAGCAGCGTACGCGTGATGGCCATTCATCCCGGTGCGGTGGACACCGAGCTGGTGAGCCACACCACCAGCGAAGAGATCAAGGCCGGCTACGAAGCGTGGAAACACGCCATGGGAGGCGTGCTGGCCGCCGAGGATGTCGCCGCAGCGGCCGTCTACATGTATCAGCAGCCACAGCACGTCAATATCCGCGATATCACCATTGCGGCCACGCGCCAGCCGGCGTGA